The Streptomyces armeniacus genomic interval ACGGTCGGGTCCGCTCCGGTGGTCCCCGGCACCGACCACTTCCTGGTGCCCTTCTCGGAGTTGATCGCGTAGAGGCTCCCGTCGCCGGCGCCGGCGTACACCAGACCGCCGGACACGACGGGCTTCTGGGCGAAACCCCCGTCCGCGGGGAAGTCCCACTTCTTGGCACCGCTGGACGCGTCCAGCGCGTAGAGGGTGCTGTCCTTCCCGTCGCAGCCGATGTACACGGTGCCGTCGGCCACCGTGGGAGAGCCCTGAATCTCGTCCCCGAGCGGACGGCTCCACACCTTCCGCCCTCCGTCCGCGCGCACGGCGTACACGTGCTTGTCCTGGCTGGCGAAGTACACGATCCCGCCGGCCAAGGTCGGCCTGCTGTGAATCTGGCCCTCGGTGGGAAACGTCCACTTCTTCCTGCCGTCCGCGTCCAGCGCCCACAACTCGTCCCCGCCACCCACGTACACCGACCCGTCGGCGACCGCGGGCTGGTTCGGGAGGAAGAGGAGCCTGGGCCCGTCCCAGCGCTTGTGTCCGGTGCGCGCGTCCAGGGCGGTGATCCTGAAATCGGCGGCCACGTACAGGACACCGTCGGCCGCCGTGCACAGGGTCGGCAGATCGAGTTTGACGTCGTGGCGCCACGGGCGCACCTTGGGCCGGCGGGCGGCTTCCGCTCCCGACTCGGTGTCTCCGGCGCCGTCCCCGTCGGTGCCTTTGCCCAGGGTGAGCGCGAGCCCGGTGCCGCCGGCCACCAGGGCGGCCGCCCCGCCCAGGCCGAGCAGCAGAGCGCGGCGACGCTCTGGAGCCGTGGGAATCACGGGAGTCGTGGGGCCTTCGGGAACCGCGGTGGCGGGAGGCGCGAAGGCCACGGGCCCGTCCGCCGCACCCGGCGTGTTCCCGGGCAGGGACGGGGCGGCCGTCTGTGTCGGCAACTGGTGGGCCGCGGGCGGGTGTTCCGGTGAGCCCGGCACATACGGGGGCGGGTCGGCCGGGGCCGGGGGGACGCCGTGATCGCCCGCATCGTACGGAGGGGCGAGGAGGCGTCCCGTACGAGGGCGCGCCCGCAGTTGTTCAGCGGGAAGGTCGAGGAGGGGTACTCGCTGGGCATGGTCGTCGCGACCCTCGCGGTCGTCCTGGTCCCCCTCGCCTTCGGGGACGGGCCGAGGTCCGCGCTGCTGCGCGCGATGACCTTCATGATCGTGGCCTCGCCCTGCGCGGTCGTGCTGGCGACGATGCCGCCGCTGCTGTCGGCCATCGCGAACGCCGGCCGGCACGGCGTCCTCGCCCCACGTGGTCGTCGATGAACACGTACAGTGCCGCCAGAAGGGCGTCCAGGTTTGTCTTCACACACTGACCAACGGGCGCCCTTCGCCATGGTCGCGACCAGCACCGACATCGGACTCATTCATCTAGCGTGTGGGCGGCAGCACCGCACAGCAACCTGGAGCGCACGCATGAACTTCGTCTCTGTCCGCATCATCACCGACGACGTCGCCCGCCTCGTCGCCTTCTACGAGCGGGCCACCGGCACGACCGCCAGCTGGGCCAACGAGGACTTCGCCGAGCTCAGGCACGCCTCGGCCACCCTCGCGATCGGCAGCACCCGTACGGTCCCGCTGTTCGCGCCCGGCTCCGCCCGCCCGGCCGCCAACCGGAGCGCCATCCTGGAGTTCCTGGTCGACGACGTGGACAGCGTGTACGAGAACCTGACCGACTGGGTCGGGGAGTTCGTCACCGAGCCCACCACCCTGCCCTGGGGCAACCGCTCGCTCCTGTTCCGCGACCCCGACGGCAACCTCGTGAACTTCTTCACCCCCGTCACGCCGGACGCCGTCGCGAAGTTCGCCCGCCAGGGATAGCCGCTGGGGATGCCCGCTAGGGATAGCGGAGGTCCGCCCAGACCGTCTTGCCGATCGGGTCGCGGGCGGACGCGCCCCAGCGCAGGGCGAGCGCGGCGACGAGGTACAGGCCGTAGCCCGACTCGGCGCCCTCGTCCGGCGCTTGCGCCGTCGGCGGCGGATAACGCTCGTCGCGCGCGTCGGACACCTCGATACGCAGGGCGTCCTCCAGGACGGTGACCCGCAGCTCGAAGTCCCGGCCGGAGACGCAGCCGTGGCGTACGGCGTTCGCACACAGCTCGCCGACGACCAGTTCCGCGTCACGCGTCAGCGCGCAGTCGTACGGGAGCCCCCACGCGTCGAGCCGCTCGGCGGCAAGGTGGCGGGCGAGGCGGACACCCCGGCGGGTGGAGGTGAACCGCATGCAGAACAGCCGGGTGGACCCTGGGGAGGGAATCTGTGACTTCACAGGGTAACCGTGTCGTCACCCGGTCTAGAGTGGCCAGATCAGCTCGCTGTACGAACGCAGCGCGTACGAGCTGGTACGGGACATGTACGGGCCGGGGACCGGGAGGTGGCGGGCATGGGCCGCCAGCCGAAGCAGAGGCAGAAGCAGCAGAACGACGACCGGCCCGAGGCGTGGCGCTGCTACGGCCGCCTGGTCAAACTCTTCCGCGAACAGGCCGGGTTGACACAACCCGACCTCGCGAAGGCCGTCGGCTACTCGTACGAGCAGACGTCCTCCATCGAGCAGGGCCGCCGCCCCGCCAAGGCGGTCTTCACGGAGACGGCGGACCGGGTGCTCAGCGCACGCGGGGCGCTGCTGGCACTCCAGGAGGAAGTGGAACTGGCCAAACTGCCGCGCTTCTTCCAGGACTTCGCGAAGATCGAGATCGAAGCGGTCAGCCGTTTCGCCTACGAACCCCAACTCGTACCAGGGCTCCTCCAGACCGAGGAGTACGCGCGGGCCGTCTTCAACGGGCACGTGCCACAGCTGGAACCCGAGGTCTTCGAGCAGCACCTTGAGGCGCGGATGGAACGGCAGAAGCTGCTGACGCGGACGCCGAAGGTGCAGTTCTCGTTCGTGCTGTGGGAACCGGTGCTGCGTAATCCGGTGGGTGGAGTGGCGGTGCTCAAGCAGCAGTTGAGGCACTTGCTGAAGCTCACGGAGTTGCCGAACGTCGAGGTCCAGGTCGTGTCGGAGAGCAGCGGCATGCATCCGGGGAACAGCGGTCCCATGGTGCTCCTGGAGACCGCTGAACACCGTCAAGTCGGGTACCTGGAGTCGCAGGGCATTGGCTCAGTGATCACCGATCCAGCCACGGTCAGCGCCTTCGGATTGCGGTATGGCAAGCTGCGCTCGCGTGCCCTCAATATTGAGGAGTCCGCACGTCTGATCGAGCATGCAGCGGGAGCGTAATGAGCAGCGACCTGACCTGGTTCAAGAGCAGCTACAGCGGCCCCGAGGGCGGCGACTGCCTCGAAGTCGCCGTCTCCTGGCGCAAGTCGAGCCACAGCGGCTCGGACGGCGGAGACTGCGTCGAGGTCGGATGGCACAAAGCAACCCACAGCGGCCCGGACGGCGGGAACTGCGTCGAGGTCGACGCCTGCCCCGGCACCGTCCACGTACGGGACTCGAAGAACGCCACCGGCCCCCAACTCGCCGTCACCCCCCACGCCTGGGCCTCCTTCGTCGGCTACGCCTCACACCGCCGCCCCTGAGGCATGTTCCGGAAGCGCTGGTGCCGTGTGACACCGGCGCTTGAACGGTGTGCCGGTGCTGGGGCAGGCTCATGTTCATGGTCTCGGTGTTGCAGAACGTGGCGATCGACTGTGCGGATGCCTATGAGCTGGCACGGTTCTGGGCCGAGGTGACCGGTTGTCCGCTGCATCCAGAGGACGGACCTGGCGACCCGGAGATTGACGTGATGCTGCCGGAGGGCCCGCTGCTGCACTTCAACCAGGTGCCGGAACCGAAGACAGCCAAGAACCGGATCCACCTGTGCCTGCGCCCGAAGACCTCGCGCGAGGAGGAGGTCAAGCGACTGCTGGGCCTCGGTGCCGTCTTCGTCAGCGATCGCCGGGAACCCGATGGCGCAGGCTGGGCCGTCCTCGCAGACCCTGAAGGCAACGAGTTCTGTGTTCTTCGCAGTGAGTCCGACCGCGCTGCGATGTCTTCTTGAGGCTCAGACCGACCTGGCCGGGAGCAAGGCTCCGGCTCCGCCCAGGTCAGTCGGGGCGGCGGATGTCCCAGAACTCCGCCTTGTTCGCGCGCCAGCGCTCCCAGAGCCGGTCCTGCCTGTCGTGGCCCTTGTCGTCCTCGGTCAGGAACTGCAGATCGGAGCCCGTCAGCGGCAGCAACGCGAGGTACTGCACCGCCGGTTCGCCGTCCGGGCCGAGGAAGACCGACACGTCGGGGAACACGGGGCTCACCGCGAACAGCAGCCCGCGTACGTTCGTCTCCGGCACCAGCGGGTCGTCACCGGCCACCAGGTGGCCGTGGACGGCGAGCGGCGACGGGTCCTGGCGGAGCAGGTACTGGGCCGCTCCGTCCACCAGGTGCAGCGCTTCCTGTTCCTGGCCGGTCTGCAGCGTGCAGAGGAGTTCGGAGGGCTTCGGCGCGCGGATCGGCTGGAACCGCAGGCCGTTGGTGACCGCGGACACCACGGGCAGCGGGCGCTTCTCCGGGTAGTGCAGCGTCACCCCGTACCCGGGATCGTCGCCGGGCGGGTCCCACCGCTTGGTCGCGGGCCCCAGATGCCGTACGACATGCTCCGCCAGGCCCTCGAACCGATCGTCGTCACTCATGCCGACCCACACTAGGCGTACGGGCCGCCGCCAGGCAGCTCGCGGCCCGGCGCCGCCGTCAGCGCAGGTCGAGCCGCATCAGGACGCGGGGGTGACCGGCGAGCACCGAGGTGGTGTCGGCGGCGTGGACGAATCCGGCGCGCTCGAAGTTCTTCCGCAGCCCGGCGTACGCCATCGTGAGGTCGATCTTGGCGCCACCGTTGTCGATCGGGTACGCCTCGACCGCCGGGGCTCCGTGGGTGCGGGCGAAGTCGACCGCGCCGGCGATCAGGGCGTGCGAGATCCCCTTCTTGCGGTGACCGGGGCGTACGCGGATGCACCACAGCGACCAGACCGGCAGGTCGTCGACGTGCGGGATCTTCCGGCTGTGCGCGAAGGAGGTGTCCGAGCGGGGCGCCACGGCGGCCCAGCCGACCGGCTCGTCGCCGTCGTAGGCGAGCACTCCCGGCGGGGGCTCGGCACGGCACAGCTCGGCGACGTACTCGCCGCGGGCGGGTCCGCGGAGCTCGTTGTTGAGCTTGGACGGGATGCGGTAGCTCAGGCACCAGCAGACGTTGGCCCCAGGCGACTTGGGACCGACCAGGGTCCGGACGTCCTCGAAGATCGATGCCGGGCGGACTGCGATGGTCATGACGCCACGATGGCACGACGCCGCACGATGCACCCGGCGGCACCGCTCACTCCCCGAGGGGCGGCGCGGGTACGGCGTCCGCCGGGGCCGGAGCGGGAGCCGGGGCCGGAGCGGGAGCCGGGGCCGGAGCGGGAGCCGGGGCCGGGGCCGGGACCGGGTTCTCGGCCGCGCGGCTGACCTCCTCCCAGGACGCCCATACGTCCATCCGCTGCCGGGACACGTCGAAGGCCAGGTCGTAGACCATGCTGCCGAGCAGCAGCCGCAGCGGCGGGTCGTCGCTGTCGACCAGCTTCAGCAGGGCCTCGGCTGCGAGCCGGGGCGGGCTGTCGACGGAGCCGTCCGCCCACTGCTTCTCCAACTCGGCGCGGAGGGGCCCGTACGCGTCGAGCGGGGCGGCCGTGCGCATGCTCGCGTAGAGGTCGGTCCAGTACCCGCCGGGTTCGACGATGGTGACCTGCACGCCGAACGCGGCCGCCTCCATGGCCAGCGACTCGCTCATGCCCTCCAGGGCGAACTTGCTCGCGCTGTACAGCGACGTGCTCGGGAAGCCGCCGAGCGCGCCGATGCTGGATATCTGCACGATGTGGCCGCTGCCCTGGGCGCGCAGGTGCGGGAGGGCGGCCTGGCTGACCCAGAGGGCGCCGAAGAAGTTCGTGTCGAGCACTTCGCGGGCCTCGGCCTCGGTGAACTCCTCGACCATGCCGAGGGACATGATCCCCGCGTTGTTGACGACGATGTCCAGGCCGCCGAAGTGCGCCGTGGCCTCCCCTACGGCGGTCCGGACGGTTGCGCGGTCCGTGACGTCGAGGGGCAGGAGGAGCAGGCTGCCGGTGGCGGCGTACTCCTCGGCGAGGGCATCGAGCGTGTGTGTGGTGCGGGCGGCGGCGGCCACGCGGTCGCCGCGTTCCAGGGCGGCCCTGGTGAACTCGCGGCCGAGGCCGCGGCTGGCACCGGTGACGAACCAGGTGCGGGGGCTCGTACGGTCCGGGGCCTGTCTCTTATACACACATGACGCTGCCGAGGAAGGCTGTGGTGGCGATCCAGGTGGGCGCCAGGACGTGAAATAGGAAGAGTCAGCAGCGGACGACGCGTGGTGGGCCCGGAGATGTGTATACGCGACAGCACCCCACCTCGGCCCTGCCCCGCCCGCTCAATGCGAACACTTCCGCACACTGTTGGTGACGCCCCGAACAACTGTCGTACGGTTCCAGGGGCCGTCGTGGGACACGGCCGTGGTGACCGAGGGGGCGGCACGCGTGGGTGGCGAGGGTGCTGATCTGAGCATCAGCAAGGAGTCGTTGAAGCAGCTCACGGACGGGCTGAACGCGGCGATCGGCGAGCTGAAGTCGGCGGGCGCGTCGGCGACGGAGTCGGTGATGGGCTCCGGCTTCGAGGGGATGTCGCTGACGAACAAGGAGGCCGGGCACGGCGGCCTCGCCGACGACTTCGAGGGCTTCTGCGAGAACTGGGAGTGGGGCGTACGCGGCCTCGTCTTCGACGCGAACGCCATCGCGGCCGGTCTGGGGCTGTCCGCCGGGATGCTGTACGCGGAGGACCAGTACTGGCAGGGCACGTTCAAGTACGCGGCCAACGCGGCCAATCCGGGCGCCGACCCGGGCCTGTCCCAGCAGGAGGTCGCCGAGCAGGACTGGGGCGAGATTCTGACCCCGGACGGCCCGGACTGGAGCGCGGAGTCGCAGGTCAAGGCGGGCCAGGAGATCCGCGACTCGTGGGCGAACCCGGAGGGCACCACCAAGTCGATGCAGCCCCCGGCCGGCGGTGACGGCTGATGGGCTGGGGGCCGGTCGACGACTGGGTGGAGAAGGGCACCGAGTTCGCCGGTGAGGTCGTGGACGAGGGCGGCGAGCTGGTCGCCGACGGCCTGGACAAGGTGGGCTGGGAGGACGGCGCGAACGCGGTCCGGCACGCCAAGAACGCGGTCGCCAACCGGATGGGCGCCGACGTCGACGAGATGAATCTCGGCCAGACCGACGACCCAAAGGAACTGATCTTCGGCAGCGCGGGCAAGCTGCGCTCCACGAGCAGGCATCTGACGGACTTCAAAACGGCGTTCAACAAGGTCGGCAACGGACTGAAGGGCCTCGACCCCGGCCAGTGGAAGGGAGCGGCGGCGGAGTCGTTCCGGAACCGGGTTGACCTGGAGCCGAAGAAGTGGTTCAAGGCGGCTGACGCGTGCGAGAAGGCCGCGAAGGCGCTGGAGGACTTCGCCGGGACGGTGGAGTGGGCGCAGGCACGCGCCAAGGAGGCCATCGCGAAGTGGAAGGCGGCCGACAAGGCGACCCAGGACGCGGAGAAGGCGCACAACGCGAAGGTCGACACGTACAACGCGGCGGCGGACTCGTACAACGCGGCCGTACGGGCGGGGGAGGAGCCGGGCGCCCGGCCGGCGCCGCCGGGGGAGTTCAAGGACCCGGGGCCCGGGATGCGCGAGGAGGCCGAGGAGATCCTCGCGGGCGCCCGCAAGCAGCGTAACGAGGCGGCCGAACGGGCGCGGGCGGCCGTGCAGTCGGCGCGGGACGCGGCGCCGCCGAAGCCGTCGACGGGGGAGCAGCTCGCGAGCGACGCGGCGATCAAGGGCCTGGGCCTGACGCACTTCGGCGGCGGGGTGATCAAGGGCGCGGCGGGGGTGCTGTCGTTCGCGCGCAGCGTGAACATGTTCGACCCGCACAACATGATGAACCCGGGCGACTTCGCGACCAACGTCAACGCCGCCGCCAACGGCATGTACCAGATGGCCCGTGACCCGCAGGGCGCCGCCGAGAACCTGGCCAAGGCGTTCCAGGGCGACCCGGAGGACTTCCTGGGGCAGCTGGCACCGGAGATGCTGGGCACGAAGGGCGCGGGCCTGCTCAAGACGGGCGCACGCGCGGGCCGTACGGGCCTGCGGGCCCACCCGGACGGGCCGGACGGCAGCGGTCGCGGCCCGGAGTCCACCTCGAACGGCCCGACCGACCCCGTCGACATGGCGACGGGCCGGATGTATCTGCCGCAGACGGACGTGTCGCTGCCGGGCGCGCTGCCGCTGCAGTTCGTACGGCGGGTGGAGTCCGGGTACGGGGCGGGGCGCTGGTTCGGGCCGTCCTGGTCCAGTACGGCGGACCAGCGCCTGGAGGTGGACCCGGAGGGCGTCGTCTTCGTCACCGAGGACGGCCGCCTGCTGGCGTACCCGCACCCGGCGCCGGGCGTGCCGACGCTGCCGGAGACGGGCGCGCGGTGGCCGCTGGAGCGTACGCGCGAGGGCGGGTACACGGTCGCCGACCCGGACACCGGCGTCGTACGGCACTTCGGGCCGCCGGGCGACGGGCGCGACGGCATCGCGCTGCTGGAGCAGCTCACCGACCGCAACGGGCACGCGGTCACCTTCGAGTACGACGAGGACGGCACCCCGCTGGCGCTGGCGCACAGCGGCGGCCACCGCCTGGAGATCACCTGTACGGACGGCCGCATCACGGGCCTGTCGCTGGCCGGCCGGCAGCTGATCCGCTACGGCTACACCGACGGCAACCTCACCGAGGTCGTCAACTCCTCAGGACTGCCGCTGCGTTTCGCGTACGACGACGAGCGCCGCGTCGTCTCCTGGACGGACACCAACGACCGCCGCTACGACTACGTCTACGACAACCGCGACCGCTGCATCGCCGAGGGCGGCACGGACGGCCACGTCCAGCTGCGCATCGACTACGGCGCCACCGACCCCGCCACCGGCCACCGCGTCACGACGGTCACCACGTCACAGGGCCACGTCAGCCGCTACGTCATCAACAACCGCTGCCAGGTGGTCGCCGAGCACGACCCCAACGGCGCGGTCATCCGTACGGAATGGGACCCCTACCACCGCCTCCTGTCCCGTACGGACCCGCTGGGGCACACGGTCCGCCTCACGTACGACGGCCCCGGCTCCCGCCCGGCCACGGTCACCCGCCCGGACGGGCGCACCTCGCACGCCGACTTCAACGGCCTGCGCCTGCCGACCACCACCACGGCCGCGGACGGCACCGTGTGGCGCCACGACTACGACGAACGCGGCAACCGCACCTCCACCACCGACCCGCTCGGCCACGAGACGCGGTACGCGTACGACGCCAGCGGCCACCTCGCCGCCGTCACCAACGCGCTGGGCGAGACCACGCACGTACGGTGCGACGCGGCCGGCCTCCCCGTCGAGATCACCGACCCGGCCGGCGGGACCACCTCGTACGAGCGGGACGCGTTCGGCCGCCCCGTCGCCCTCGTGGACCAGCTGGGCGCGGTCACGCGCCTGGACTGGTCGGTCGAGGGCCGCCTGCTGCGGCGGACCGACCCGGACGGCGCCGAGCAGAGCTGGACGTACGACGGTGAGGGCAACTGCACGCGCCACGTGGCCGCGAACGGCGGCGTCACCACGTACGAGTACACGCACTTCGACCTGCTCGCCGCCCAGACCGGGCCCGACGGCGTCCGCTACACCTTCACGCACGACCATGAACTGCGGCTCACCCAGGTCACCAACCCGCAGGGGCTGACCTGGCAGTACGTCTACGACCCGGCGGGCCGCCTCGTCTCCGAGACGGACTTCGACGCGCGCACGCTGACGTACGCCTACGACGCGGCCGGCCAGCTGACCGCCCGCACCAACCCGTTGGGCGAGACGGTCTCCTTCACGCGCGACGCGCTCGGCCGGATCGTACGGAAGGACGCCGGCGGGCAGGTCACCACATTCGCGTACGACCCGGCGGGCCGCCTCACCGAAGCCGCCGGGCCGGACTCCCGACTCGTCTGGCAGCGCGACAGGCTGGGCCGCGTCAAGACGGAACTGGCCGACGGCCGCGTCCTCACGCACACGTACGACGCGCTGGGCCGCCGTACGCGCAGGGTGACGCCGTCGGGCGCGGTCTCCACCTTCGCGTACGACGAGGCGGGCAACCGTACGGCGCTCACCGCCTCCGGCCGCACCCTGGACTTCACGCACGACGCGGCGGGGCGGGAGACGGGGCGCCGGGTCGGCGGGCAGCTGTCGCTGACCCAACTCTGGGACCCGGCAGGCCGGTTGACGGAGCAGACCGTGCTCGGTCCCTCGTCCGAGCGGGTCCAGCACCGCACGTACACCTACCGGCCCGACGGCCACCTTGTCGCCATGGCGGACCGGCTCGCCGGCTCCCGCACGTACGACCTGGACGCGGCCGGGCGCGTCACGGCGGTGCACGCGGCGGGCTGGAGCGAGACGTACGCGTACGACGAGGCGGGCAACCAGACCCGGGCCCACTGGCCCGACGACCACCCCGCCCCGGAGGCCCGCGGCCCGCGCACGTACACCGGCACACGCATCAACGGCGCGGGCCGCGTCCACTACGACCACGACGCCGCGGGCCGCGTCACCCTCCGCCGCAAGACCCGCCTCTCCCGCAAACCCGACACGTGGCACTACACCTGGAACACCGAGGACCAGCTCACCGCCGTCACCACCCCGGACGGCACGACCTGGCGCTACGCGTACGACCCACTGGGCCGCCGCACCTCCAAACAGCGCCTCACCGCCACCGGCGAGGTCGCCGAACGGGTGGACTTCACCTGGGACGGCCCCACCCTGATCGAACAGACCACGGCCTCGGCCACCGGGGACCTGCCCCACCCGGTCACCCTCACCTGGGACCACGACGGCCTGACCCCGCTCACCCAGACGGAACGCCTCACGGACGCCGCCACCCAGACCGAGATCGACTCGCGCTTCTTCGCCATCGTCACCGACCTGGTCGGCACCCCCACCGAACTGGTCGACGAGCACGGCGACATCGCCTGGCACACCCGTACCACCCTGTGGGGCTCCACGACCTGGAACCGCGACGCCAACACCTACACCCCACTCCGCTTCCCGGGCCAGTACCACGACCCGGAAACGGGCCTGCACTACAACTTCCACCGCTACTACGACCCCACCACGGCCCGCTACACCACCCCCGACCCCCTCTCTCTTATCCACCTCTCCCCCCGACCACGAAGCCTCAGGTTTCCATCGCCACCGTTGTCGTTCGCTTAACACAACACCGAACCAGCGGGGACCGGCTACGCCCCCTGGGGCGTCGTCGGCGTGGTCAGGTGTGTATAAGAGCCAGCCCTACGGCCCGCCTGACCGCCCAGGGCCGCCCCGCCGCCGGCCGTTCAACTCCCGCGGACTCAGATCTGGTTCAGGCCGCCGTCGACGTACACGCTCGAACCGGTGATGAAGCTGCTCTGCCCGGAGGCGAGGAACGCCACGGCGGCGGCGACCTCCTCCGGGCGCCCGAGCCGGCCCAGCGGGACGCTCGTCGCCAGTTGCTGCTTGAACCGCTCCGGTTCGGGAGTGAGCCCCGACAGCGCGGGGGTGTCGGTCGGGCCGGGTGTGACGGTGTTGACCCTGATGCCGCGCCCCTTGAGCTCGTTGGCCCAGGTCCGGGCGAACGACCGGGTGGCGGCCTTGGTCGCCGCGTACACGCCGAACGCCTCCTCGCCGCTGTCCACGGTGGTGGAGCCGTTCAGGATCACCGAGGCGCCGTCGTTGAGCAGAGG includes:
- a CDS encoding PQQ-binding-like beta-propeller repeat protein, with amino-acid sequence MIPTAPERRRALLLGLGGAAALVAGGTGLALTLGKGTDGDGAGDTESGAEAARRPKVRPWRHDVKLDLPTLCTAADGVLYVAADFRITALDARTGHKRWDGPRLLFLPNQPAVADGSVYVGGGDELWALDADGRKKWTFPTEGQIHSRPTLAGGIVYFASQDKHVYAVRADGGRKVWSRPLGDEIQGSPTVADGTVYIGCDGKDSTLYALDASSGAKKWDFPADGGFAQKPVVSGGLVYAGAGDGSLYAINSEKGTRKWSVPGTTGADPTVCLAGDTLCVAGADGRVHALDASTGAKKWTHEGMSTVNPTQLAVAGGLVYFSETLSAVGSVRALDADDGSERWSTATGAKMSPGNRDTGPVTAYGFVYVTNESGVLALDAATGKAPGPATSASPAGGGTAG
- a CDS encoding VOC family protein encodes the protein MNFVSVRIITDDVARLVAFYERATGTTASWANEDFAELRHASATLAIGSTRTVPLFAPGSARPAANRSAILEFLVDDVDSVYENLTDWVGEFVTEPTTLPWGNRSLLFRDPDGNLVNFFTPVTPDAVAKFARQG
- a CDS encoding ATP-binding protein; this translates as MKSQIPSPGSTRLFCMRFTSTRRGVRLARHLAAERLDAWGLPYDCALTRDAELVVGELCANAVRHGCVSGRDFELRVTVLEDALRIEVSDARDERYPPPTAQAPDEGAESGYGLYLVAALALRWGASARDPIGKTVWADLRYP
- a CDS encoding helix-turn-helix domain-containing protein, with protein sequence MGRQPKQRQKQQNDDRPEAWRCYGRLVKLFREQAGLTQPDLAKAVGYSYEQTSSIEQGRRPAKAVFTETADRVLSARGALLALQEEVELAKLPRFFQDFAKIEIEAVSRFAYEPQLVPGLLQTEEYARAVFNGHVPQLEPEVFEQHLEARMERQKLLTRTPKVQFSFVLWEPVLRNPVGGVAVLKQQLRHLLKLTELPNVEVQVVSESSGMHPGNSGPMVLLETAEHRQVGYLESQGIGSVITDPATVSAFGLRYGKLRSRALNIEESARLIEHAAGA
- a CDS encoding DUF397 domain-containing protein, which translates into the protein MSSDLTWFKSSYSGPEGGDCLEVAVSWRKSSHSGSDGGDCVEVGWHKATHSGPDGGNCVEVDACPGTVHVRDSKNATGPQLAVTPHAWASFVGYASHRRP
- a CDS encoding VOC family protein — translated: MVSVLQNVAIDCADAYELARFWAEVTGCPLHPEDGPGDPEIDVMLPEGPLLHFNQVPEPKTAKNRIHLCLRPKTSREEEVKRLLGLGAVFVSDRREPDGAGWAVLADPEGNEFCVLRSESDRAAMSS
- a CDS encoding suppressor of fused domain protein; its protein translation is MSDDDRFEGLAEHVVRHLGPATKRWDPPGDDPGYGVTLHYPEKRPLPVVSAVTNGLRFQPIRAPKPSELLCTLQTGQEQEALHLVDGAAQYLLRQDPSPLAVHGHLVAGDDPLVPETNVRGLLFAVSPVFPDVSVFLGPDGEPAVQYLALLPLTGSDLQFLTEDDKGHDRQDRLWERWRANKAEFWDIRRPD
- a CDS encoding GNAT family N-acetyltransferase, with translation MTIAVRPASIFEDVRTLVGPKSPGANVCWCLSYRIPSKLNNELRGPARGEYVAELCRAEPPPGVLAYDGDEPVGWAAVAPRSDTSFAHSRKIPHVDDLPVWSLWCIRVRPGHRKKGISHALIAGAVDFARTHGAPAVEAYPIDNGGAKIDLTMAYAGLRKNFERAGFVHAADTTSVLAGHPRVLMRLDLR
- a CDS encoding SDR family oxidoreductase — its product is MYKRQAPDRTSPRTWFVTGASRGLGREFTRAALERGDRVAAAARTTHTLDALAEEYAATGSLLLLPLDVTDRATVRTAVGEATAHFGGLDIVVNNAGIMSLGMVEEFTEAEAREVLDTNFFGALWVSQAALPHLRAQGSGHIVQISSIGALGGFPSTSLYSASKFALEGMSESLAMEAAAFGVQVTIVEPGGYWTDLYASMRTAAPLDAYGPLRAELEKQWADGSVDSPPRLAAEALLKLVDSDDPPLRLLLGSMVYDLAFDVSRQRMDVWASWEEVSRAAENPVPAPAPAPAPAPAPAPAPAPAPAPADAVPAPPLGE
- a CDS encoding putative T7SS-secreted protein, producing MGWGPVDDWVEKGTEFAGEVVDEGGELVADGLDKVGWEDGANAVRHAKNAVANRMGADVDEMNLGQTDDPKELIFGSAGKLRSTSRHLTDFKTAFNKVGNGLKGLDPGQWKGAAAESFRNRVDLEPKKWFKAADACEKAAKALEDFAGTVEWAQARAKEAIAKWKAADKATQDAEKAHNAKVDTYNAAADSYNAAVRAGEEPGARPAPPGEFKDPGPGMREEAEEILAGARKQRNEAAERARAAVQSARDAAPPKPSTGEQLASDAAIKGLGLTHFGGGVIKGAAGVLSFARSVNMFDPHNMMNPGDFATNVNAAANGMYQMARDPQGAAENLAKAFQGDPEDFLGQLAPEMLGTKGAGLLKTGARAGRTGLRAHPDGPDGSGRGPESTSNGPTDPVDMATGRMYLPQTDVSLPGALPLQFVRRVESGYGAGRWFGPSWSSTADQRLEVDPEGVVFVTEDGRLLAYPHPAPGVPTLPETGARWPLERTREGGYTVADPDTGVVRHFGPPGDGRDGIALLEQLTDRNGHAVTFEYDEDGTPLALAHSGGHRLEITCTDGRITGLSLAGRQLIRYGYTDGNLTEVVNSSGLPLRFAYDDERRVVSWTDTNDRRYDYVYDNRDRCIAEGGTDGHVQLRIDYGATDPATGHRVTTVTTSQGHVSRYVINNRCQVVAEHDPNGAVIRTEWDPYHRLLSRTDPLGHTVRLTYDGPGSRPATVTRPDGRTSHADFNGLRLPTTTTAADGTVWRHDYDERGNRTSTTDPLGHETRYAYDASGHLAAVTNALGETTHVRCDAAGLPVEITDPAGGTTSYERDAFGRPVALVDQLGAVTRLDWSVEGRLLRRTDPDGAEQSWTYDGEGNCTRHVAANGGVTTYEYTHFDLLAAQTGPDGVRYTFTHDHELRLTQVTNPQGLTWQYVYDPAGRLVSETDFDARTLTYAYDAAGQLTARTNPLGETVSFTRDALGRIVRKDAGGQVTTFAYDPAGRLTEAAGPDSRLVWQRDRLGRVKTELADGRVLTHTYDALGRRTRRVTPSGAVSTFAYDEAGNRTALTASGRTLDFTHDAAGRETGRRVGGQLSLTQLWDPAGRLTEQTVLGPSSERVQHRTYTYRPDGHLVAMADRLAGSRTYDLDAAGRVTAVHAAGWSETYAYDEAGNQTRAHWPDDHPAPEARGPRTYTGTRINGAGRVHYDHDAAGRVTLRRKTRLSRKPDTWHYTWNTEDQLTAVTTPDGTTWRYAYDPLGRRTSKQRLTATGEVAERVDFTWDGPTLIEQTTASATGDLPHPVTLTWDHDGLTPLTQTERLTDAATQTEIDSRFFAIVTDLVGTPTELVDEHGDIAWHTRTTLWGSTTWNRDANTYTPLRFPGQYHDPETGLHYNFHRYYDPTTARYTTPDPLSLIHLSPRPRSLRFPSPPLSFA
- a CDS encoding SDR family NAD(P)-dependent oxidoreductase, with product MGLLEGKTALVTGGSSGIGLASAVRLAEEGAHVFITGRRKAELDAAVEAIGPVSATAVVSDISEPADLDRLYEAIGGRGEGLDVLFANASVGEFATLEQITEEHFDAIFGINARGTLFTVQKALPLLNDGASVILNGSTTVDSGEEAFGVYAATKAATRSFARTWANELKGRGIRVNTVTPGPTDTPALSGLTPEPERFKQQLATSVPLGRLGRPEEVAAAVAFLASGQSSFITGSSVYVDGGLNQI